One genomic region from uncultured Cohaesibacter sp. encodes:
- a CDS encoding TRAP transporter substrate-binding protein translates to MKNLSLCAAALLCTAMLTAPAIAAEEFTAVGTWSSVFVYQKLEKPFWEEKLPAMTDGEFSAQITSLDQMGISGADVYRMLGDGVFDVGTTIADYAVGDAPELEGLDVPLLAMTPSEAHKMVDAAKPMLKDIFRDRFNSEYLGVILHPPQIMFCRDEIASLEDLKGKKIRGSGRMTTKFLDALGAEGVNISFSEVPGSLERGVIDCAITGSGSGFSAGWWEVSNYVVNVPLGGWDTAVIAMNKDRFDGLSAEQQKTLKDAVVSDLENVAWDGADGGLEQDLACLTGADTCKVDTKAKMTLVELSDADMKKARDVLINVVLPDWASRTTPDWVKRWNDSVGKVTGVSIAQ, encoded by the coding sequence ATGAAGAATCTTTCTCTTTGTGCTGCAGCGCTGCTCTGCACCGCTATGCTTACTGCACCAGCCATCGCGGCAGAAGAATTTACAGCTGTTGGTACTTGGAGCAGCGTTTTCGTTTACCAGAAACTGGAAAAGCCGTTCTGGGAAGAAAAGCTGCCTGCAATGACTGATGGTGAATTCTCAGCCCAGATCACGAGCCTTGATCAGATGGGTATTTCTGGTGCTGACGTTTATCGCATGTTGGGCGACGGCGTCTTCGATGTTGGCACCACCATTGCCGACTATGCCGTGGGGGATGCTCCTGAATTGGAAGGCCTTGATGTTCCGCTGCTGGCAATGACCCCGTCCGAAGCACACAAAATGGTCGATGCGGCGAAACCGATGTTGAAGGACATCTTCCGGGATCGCTTTAACTCCGAATATCTTGGTGTCATTCTGCATCCGCCTCAAATCATGTTCTGCCGTGACGAGATTGCTTCACTTGAAGATCTCAAGGGCAAGAAAATCCGTGGCTCAGGCCGCATGACCACCAAATTTCTCGATGCGTTGGGTGCTGAAGGCGTCAACATTTCTTTCTCTGAAGTGCCAGGCTCCCTGGAACGCGGTGTGATTGATTGTGCGATCACTGGGTCCGGTTCTGGATTCTCTGCTGGTTGGTGGGAAGTTTCCAACTACGTCGTCAATGTTCCTCTCGGTGGTTGGGACACTGCTGTGATTGCCATGAACAAGGATCGTTTCGATGGCCTTTCTGCCGAACAGCAGAAGACGCTTAAAGATGCCGTCGTATCGGATCTTGAAAATGTGGCCTGGGATGGTGCAGACGGTGGTCTTGAGCAGGATCTTGCCTGTCTCACCGGAGCTGACACCTGCAAAGTTGACACCAAAGCCAAGATGACCCTCGTTGAGCTGTCTGATGCTGATATGAAGAAGGCTCGGGACGTGCTGATCAATGTCGTGCTGCCTGACTGGGCATCCCGGACCACGCCTGACTGGGTCAAGCGCTGGAACGACAGTGTTGGCAAGGTAACTGGCGTTTCTATCGCTCAGTAG
- a CDS encoding TRAP transporter small permease produces MWNTFHGALRRANRLVALVLGLTLVAAAIFILIDITLRKLGLGTLGGSDEISGYVMAAIASWGPACALTERAHVRIDVLRQKFHVRGRMFMDMFAMIVTNGVILLIVVKCWPVLEKTLKRGSTANTPLETPMWIPQGIWFAGWSWFALSATALTLIGLAYLLQVQRAAFDSAIGMSSELDQ; encoded by the coding sequence ATGTGGAACACATTTCATGGCGCGCTACGGCGCGCCAACCGCCTCGTTGCGCTGGTGTTAGGCCTGACGCTGGTGGCCGCCGCGATTTTCATTCTTATTGACATCACACTGAGAAAGCTTGGTCTTGGGACGCTTGGTGGTTCCGACGAAATCTCGGGATATGTCATGGCTGCAATCGCAAGCTGGGGCCCGGCATGTGCCCTAACAGAACGTGCTCATGTTCGTATCGATGTTCTCCGCCAGAAATTTCATGTCAGGGGCCGCATGTTTATGGACATGTTTGCAATGATCGTGACCAACGGGGTCATCCTGTTGATCGTTGTAAAATGCTGGCCTGTTCTCGAAAAGACCCTCAAGAGGGGCTCGACAGCCAATACCCCCCTCGAAACACCGATGTGGATACCACAGGGTATCTGGTTTGCCGGTTGGAGCTGGTTTGCGCTCAGTGCAACGGCACTGACTCTCATCGGCCTGGCCTATTTGCTACAAGTCCAAAGAGCTGCATTTGATAGCGCCATTGGCATGTCATCGGAGTTGGATCAATGA